A genomic segment from Myxococcota bacterium encodes:
- a CDS encoding saccharopine dehydrogenase NADP-binding domain-containing protein: MRFLIYGITGYTGRLALRAALEAGHRPVVGGRSAERVGAIARAHDLEARVFDLGDHGAAVRALRDVDAVCSAAGPYSATADAMAAACLAARTHYTDVTAEIAVFERLQALDARAREAGVMLLPGMGAGGAPTDCLAAHLRARLPDATHLEFYGGSLEVVSRGTAKSAMEAVHLPTPVRRDGVLVPLARPLRVATEIDGEPLECVTVPLCDVVVAGWSSRIPNITTYVEETGAVKQMSAVPGWLKRALATRVGQAVVKRVLDRGVEGPTDAQRAAGAYRNFAIARNARGDAVAAVARGPEGYTLTALSAIAATARAAKGEATPGYQTASSAYGASFFTALPGCAIEDIDVPDVRPRSA; the protein is encoded by the coding sequence ATGCGCTTCCTGATCTACGGCATCACCGGCTACACGGGGCGGCTCGCGCTGCGGGCGGCGCTCGAGGCGGGCCACCGCCCCGTCGTCGGCGGGCGCAGCGCCGAGCGCGTCGGCGCCATCGCGCGCGCACACGATCTCGAGGCGCGCGTCTTCGACCTCGGCGACCACGGCGCCGCCGTCCGCGCGCTGCGCGACGTCGACGCGGTGTGCAGCGCCGCCGGCCCCTACTCGGCGACCGCCGACGCGATGGCCGCGGCGTGCCTCGCCGCGCGCACCCACTACACGGACGTGACGGCCGAGATCGCGGTGTTCGAGCGCCTGCAGGCGCTCGACGCGCGCGCGCGCGAGGCCGGCGTGATGCTGCTGCCCGGCATGGGCGCGGGCGGCGCGCCGACGGATTGCCTCGCGGCGCACCTGCGCGCGCGCCTTCCCGACGCGACGCATCTCGAGTTCTACGGCGGCAGCCTCGAGGTCGTCTCGCGCGGCACGGCGAAGTCGGCGATGGAGGCCGTGCACCTGCCGACGCCCGTGCGGCGCGACGGCGTGCTCGTCCCGCTCGCGCGGCCGCTGCGCGTCGCGACGGAGATCGACGGCGAGCCGCTCGAGTGCGTGACCGTGCCGCTCTGCGACGTCGTCGTCGCCGGATGGTCGTCGCGCATTCCGAACATCACGACGTACGTCGAGGAGACGGGCGCGGTGAAGCAGATGAGCGCCGTGCCCGGCTGGCTCAAGCGCGCGCTCGCGACGCGCGTCGGGCAGGCGGTCGTGAAGCGCGTGCTCGACCGCGGTGTCGAGGGACCGACGGACGCACAGCGCGCGGCGGGCGCGTACCGCAACTTCGCGATCGCGCGCAACGCGCGGGGCGACGCCGTCGCCGCGGTCGCGCGCGGGCCCGAGGGCTACACGCTGACCGCACTCTCCGCGATCGCCGCGACGGCGCGCGCGGCGAAGGGCGAGGCGACGCCCGGCTACCAGACCGCCTCGAGCGCCTACGGCGCGTCGTTCTTCACGGCGCTCCCGGGCTGCGCGATCGAGGACATCGACGTTCCCGACGTGCGACCGAGGTCGGCGTGA
- a CDS encoding SDR family NAD(P)-dependent oxidoreductase, with protein MSGGRVLEGRVALVTGASRGIGRAIARRLARAGATVFVSARSVDTAVAFAGTLAETVAQVEQAGGRAVALGADLEVARERDALVGRVLDAAGRLDILVNNAGLAQYAPVAEMSDAFFEATLDHYLRVPFALARAAIPAMRAQGGGWIVNVGSVTALRPFKPYDDWARHGGATVYAAIKAALSRFTQGLAAELESDGIAVNLVAPSTAVSTPGSDRYVPADYPTEPVEYLAEVAYEMCRLPAAERTGLVAHSLHWARAMGLACRDLDTGAPLPTPEIPAYAHPEILARGE; from the coding sequence ATGAGCGGAGGTCGAGTGCTCGAAGGGCGCGTCGCGCTCGTGACGGGCGCGAGCCGCGGCATCGGCCGCGCGATCGCGCGCCGGCTCGCGCGCGCGGGCGCGACCGTGTTCGTCTCCGCGCGCAGCGTCGACACCGCGGTCGCATTCGCGGGCACGCTCGCCGAGACCGTCGCGCAGGTCGAGCAGGCGGGCGGACGCGCCGTCGCGCTCGGCGCCGATCTCGAGGTCGCGCGCGAGCGCGACGCACTCGTCGGCCGCGTGCTCGACGCCGCCGGGCGCCTCGACATCCTCGTGAACAACGCCGGCCTCGCGCAGTACGCGCCCGTCGCGGAGATGAGCGACGCGTTCTTCGAGGCGACGCTCGACCACTACCTGCGCGTTCCGTTCGCGCTCGCTCGGGCGGCGATCCCGGCGATGCGCGCACAGGGCGGCGGATGGATCGTGAACGTCGGCTCGGTCACCGCGCTGCGGCCGTTCAAGCCCTACGACGACTGGGCGCGCCACGGCGGTGCGACGGTCTACGCCGCCATCAAGGCCGCGCTCTCGCGCTTCACGCAGGGGCTCGCCGCCGAGCTCGAGAGCGACGGCATCGCGGTGAACCTCGTCGCCCCGAGCACGGCCGTCTCGACGCCCGGCTCGGATCGCTATGTCCCGGCCGACTATCCGACCGAGCCCGTCGAGTACCTGGCGGAGGTCGCGTACGAGATGTGTCGGCTCCCGGCGGCCGAGCGCACGGGGCTCGTCGCGCACAGCCTGCACTGGGCGCGTGCGATGGGGCTCGCGTGCCGCGACCTCGACACCGGTGCGCCGCTCCCGACGCCCGAGATCCCCGCCTACGCACACCCCGAGATCCTCGCGCGAGGCGAGTGA
- a CDS encoding DegT/DnrJ/EryC1/StrS family aminotransferase, with protein MRIEYAGSVHDEEEIEAVVSVLRGGATALRIGKNVRQMEELVAASFAKRHGVMCNSGSSALYLAIELLGLAEGDEIVTSPLTFSTDIAPMVRSRLVPVFVDVTPDTFQIDVERIERSLSPRTKAILAPNLTGNCPDWDGIRAIADRHGLRVIEDSCDCLGATQHGTPTGARSDISVTSFALSHIITAAGTGGMVCLDDEALVDRCLTLRRWGRRSEAQLFGSRKGAGDRFFSQVDGIEYDNLFIFDEVGWNFEPSELSAAFGVVQMRKLPANLARRKRNFDVLCERLAKHPDCFVLPRTTPGIDTGWHMFATLVRPESGLRRGDFQQYMEKNGVDTRMVWTGNVARQPAFAKVPMRVAEGGLPNADRVMEHGVILPMNHALDDAHMHHIGDLVDAYVEAHAR; from the coding sequence ATGCGGATCGAGTACGCGGGCAGCGTCCACGACGAGGAGGAGATCGAGGCCGTCGTGTCCGTGCTGCGCGGCGGCGCGACGGCGCTGCGCATCGGGAAGAACGTGCGCCAGATGGAGGAGCTCGTCGCGGCGTCGTTCGCGAAGCGCCACGGCGTGATGTGCAACTCGGGCTCGTCGGCGCTCTACCTCGCGATCGAGCTGCTGGGCCTCGCCGAGGGCGACGAGATCGTGACGTCGCCGCTCACGTTCTCGACCGACATCGCGCCGATGGTGCGCAGCCGCCTCGTTCCCGTCTTCGTCGACGTCACGCCGGACACGTTCCAGATCGACGTCGAGCGGATCGAGCGGAGCCTCTCGCCGCGCACGAAGGCCATCCTCGCGCCGAACCTGACGGGCAACTGCCCGGACTGGGACGGCATCCGCGCGATCGCCGACCGCCACGGCCTGCGCGTGATCGAGGATTCGTGCGACTGCCTCGGCGCGACGCAGCACGGCACGCCGACGGGCGCGCGCTCCGACATCAGCGTCACGAGCTTCGCGCTGTCGCACATCATCACGGCGGCGGGAACCGGCGGCATGGTGTGCCTCGACGACGAGGCGCTCGTCGACCGCTGCTTGACGCTGCGTCGCTGGGGCCGCCGCAGCGAGGCGCAGCTCTTCGGGAGCCGCAAGGGCGCGGGCGACCGGTTCTTCAGCCAGGTCGACGGCATCGAGTACGACAACCTGTTCATCTTCGACGAGGTGGGCTGGAACTTCGAGCCGTCCGAGCTCTCGGCGGCGTTCGGCGTCGTGCAGATGCGGAAGCTCCCCGCGAACCTCGCCCGGCGCAAGCGCAACTTCGACGTGCTGTGCGAGCGCCTCGCGAAGCACCCCGACTGCTTCGTGCTGCCGCGCACGACGCCCGGCATCGACACGGGCTGGCACATGTTCGCGACGCTCGTGCGCCCCGAGTCGGGCCTGCGTCGCGGCGACTTCCAGCAGTACATGGAGAAGAACGGCGTCGACACGCGCATGGTGTGGACGGGCAACGTCGCGCGCCAGCCCGCGTTCGCGAAGGTGCCGATGCGCGTCGCCGAGGGCGGGCTCCCGAACGCCGACCGCGTGATGGAGCACGGCGTCATCCTGCCGATGAACCACGCGCTCGACGACGCGCACATGCACCACATCGGCGACCTCGTCGACGCCTACGTGGAGGCGCACGCGCGGTGA
- a CDS encoding SDR family NAD(P)-dependent oxidoreductase: protein MFDLTGRRALVTGAGQGVGEGIAHALAAAGAAVAVNDLHAGRARAVAERIVAAGGEATPAPFDVGDYAAVEAGIAAAESALGPLDILVNNAGIPESMGLQPFRTSDPASWRPYIDVNLYGVMNCSRAVIDGMCERRFGRIVTISSGAGTVGLAIGVSPYAAGKGGGISFMRHLALEHAGAGVTANTIAIGLIDNQSDPAATAPLAKGIPVGRLGRPDDIAALCLYLASDEASWMTGQTIELNGGSVTT from the coding sequence ATGTTCGATCTCACGGGGCGACGCGCGCTGGTGACGGGCGCGGGACAGGGCGTCGGCGAGGGCATCGCGCACGCGCTCGCGGCGGCGGGCGCCGCGGTCGCGGTCAACGACCTGCACGCGGGCCGCGCGCGCGCCGTGGCGGAGCGCATCGTCGCGGCGGGTGGCGAGGCGACTCCCGCGCCGTTCGACGTCGGCGACTACGCGGCGGTCGAGGCGGGCATCGCGGCCGCGGAGTCCGCGCTCGGGCCGCTCGACATCCTCGTCAACAACGCGGGCATCCCGGAATCGATGGGTCTCCAGCCCTTTCGCACGAGCGATCCCGCGTCGTGGCGGCCCTACATCGACGTGAACCTCTACGGCGTGATGAACTGCTCGCGCGCGGTGATCGACGGCATGTGCGAGCGGAGGTTCGGGCGCATCGTGACGATCTCGTCGGGCGCGGGCACGGTGGGGCTCGCGATCGGCGTCTCGCCCTACGCGGCGGGCAAGGGCGGCGGCATCAGCTTCATGCGCCATCTCGCGCTCGAGCACGCGGGGGCCGGCGTCACGGCCAACACCATCGCGATCGGTCTGATCGACAACCAGTCCGACCCGGCGGCGACCGCGCCGCTCGCGAAGGGGATTCCGGTGGGGCGGCTCGGGAGGCCCGACGACATCGCCGCGCTCTGCCTCTACCTGGCCTCGGACGAGGCGTCGTGGATGACGGGGCAGACGATCGAGCTCAACGGCGGCAGCGTCACGACGTAG
- a CDS encoding sulfotransferase, translating into MTRPPDIHIDDLAAPRLPDAVRAMNDVSPDEARRRVPLDEEGLLAEARECMGLDDFGPDDFREGLGVLLAALEGEAELSLLGRMSARGQIVRLLSNRLLVEDVVARHPEALARPLERPVVIVGLPRTGTSHLHNLLSAHAQLRFLPYWEANEPVPAPGDAPVPGEPDPRIARAQAGLDQSSALTPHQQAMHELDAWTPHEEIGFLLMAFACSNFATLFHAPSYTEWYCRRDHTPAYAYARRVLQVVSYLRDGGRRWVLKSPMHLENLGPLLRAYPDARVVMTFRDPARVVLSLATMTAYNRRLSARRVDPVAVGRRVAEMNQHRLRCAVRDAALVPSEQLHRVHFDAYMRDPIAAAARVLEFAGLDASDAALEPLRRHQREHPRGKLGRVVYRYEDVGLDPEEIRAGARDYMQAFGVAREPD; encoded by the coding sequence GTGACGCGCCCGCCCGACATCCACATCGACGACCTCGCGGCCCCGCGCCTCCCCGACGCGGTGCGCGCGATGAACGACGTCTCGCCCGACGAAGCGCGCCGCCGCGTGCCGCTCGACGAGGAGGGGCTGCTCGCCGAGGCCCGCGAGTGCATGGGCCTCGACGACTTCGGGCCCGACGACTTCCGCGAGGGTCTCGGCGTGCTGCTCGCCGCGCTCGAGGGCGAGGCCGAGCTGAGCCTGCTCGGCCGCATGTCGGCGCGCGGCCAGATCGTGCGTCTCCTCTCGAACCGGCTGCTCGTCGAGGACGTCGTCGCGCGCCATCCCGAGGCGCTCGCGCGCCCGCTCGAGCGGCCGGTCGTCATCGTCGGCCTGCCGCGCACGGGCACGAGCCACCTGCACAACCTGCTCTCGGCGCACGCGCAGCTGCGCTTCCTCCCGTACTGGGAGGCGAACGAGCCCGTGCCGGCGCCGGGCGACGCGCCCGTACCGGGCGAGCCCGACCCGCGCATCGCGCGCGCGCAGGCGGGGCTCGACCAGTCGTCCGCGCTCACGCCGCACCAGCAGGCGATGCACGAGCTCGACGCGTGGACGCCGCACGAAGAGATCGGCTTCCTGCTGATGGCCTTCGCGTGCTCGAACTTCGCGACGCTCTTCCACGCGCCGAGCTACACGGAGTGGTACTGCCGGCGCGATCACACGCCCGCCTACGCCTACGCGCGCCGCGTGCTGCAGGTCGTCTCCTACCTGCGCGACGGCGGCAGGCGCTGGGTGCTGAAGAGCCCGATGCACCTCGAGAACCTCGGGCCGCTGCTGCGCGCGTACCCGGACGCGCGCGTCGTCATGACGTTCCGCGACCCCGCGCGCGTCGTGCTCTCGCTCGCGACGATGACCGCGTACAACCGGCGGCTCTCGGCGCGCCGCGTCGACCCCGTCGCGGTCGGGCGCCGCGTCGCCGAGATGAACCAGCACCGCCTGCGCTGCGCCGTGCGCGACGCGGCGCTCGTCCCGTCCGAGCAGCTCCACCGCGTGCACTTCGACGCCTACATGCGCGACCCGATCGCGGCGGCCGCGCGCGTGCTCGAGTTCGCGGGCCTCGACGCGAGCGACGCCGCGCTCGAGCCGCTCCGCCGCCACCAGCGCGAGCACCCGCGCGGCAAGCTCGGCCGCGTCGTCTATCGCTACGAGGACGTCGGGCTCGACCCCGAGGAGATCCGCGCCGGCGCGCGCGACTACATGCAGGCGTTCGGCGTCGCGCGCGAGCCCGACTGA
- a CDS encoding enoyl-CoA hydratase/isomerase family protein codes for MSDVRLEITDDRIAIVTITRPQRRNALSANALAALHRAFDAIAARADVRAAVVTGEGVGFCAGADMKATPDDWDDTAGSPMGDLLGQLERPVTQSFAMQEMMAGLYEKIHRLRQPVIAAVNGAAHGGGFALALACDVRFASRGASFGAVFIKRGVSACDMGTSYFLPRLVGASRAAELMLTGRVFDAEEALRMGLVLDVVDDGAVVERALRTAREIATNSPLAVWMTKETMWQTIDAPSLRHALDLENRTQIMCTATGDTNAAFAAFREGREPEWGPL; via the coding sequence ATGTCCGACGTCCGGCTCGAGATCACCGACGACCGCATCGCGATCGTGACGATCACCCGTCCGCAGCGGCGCAACGCGCTCAGTGCGAACGCGCTCGCCGCGCTCCACCGCGCGTTCGACGCGATCGCGGCGCGCGCGGACGTGCGCGCCGCCGTCGTCACCGGCGAGGGCGTGGGCTTCTGCGCGGGCGCCGACATGAAGGCGACGCCCGACGACTGGGACGACACGGCCGGATCGCCGATGGGCGACCTGCTCGGCCAGCTCGAACGCCCCGTCACGCAGAGCTTCGCGATGCAGGAGATGATGGCCGGGCTCTACGAGAAGATCCATCGCCTCCGCCAGCCCGTGATCGCGGCCGTCAACGGCGCCGCGCACGGCGGCGGCTTCGCGCTCGCGCTCGCGTGCGACGTGCGCTTCGCGTCGCGCGGGGCGAGCTTCGGCGCCGTCTTCATCAAGCGCGGCGTCTCGGCCTGCGACATGGGCACGAGCTACTTCCTGCCGCGTCTCGTCGGCGCCTCGCGCGCGGCCGAGCTGATGCTGACGGGCCGGGTCTTCGACGCCGAGGAGGCGCTGCGCATGGGGCTCGTGCTGGACGTCGTCGACGACGGCGCCGTCGTCGAGCGCGCGCTGCGCACGGCGCGCGAGATCGCGACGAACTCGCCGCTCGCGGTGTGGATGACCAAGGAGACGATGTGGCAGACGATCGACGCGCCGAGCCTGCGCCACGCGCTCGATCTCGAGAACCGCACGCAGATCATGTGCACGGCGACCGGCGACACGAACGCCGCGTTCGCGGCGTTCCGCGAAGGGCGCGAGCCGGAGTGGGGGCCGCTCTGA
- a CDS encoding SDR family oxidoreductase: MSARACEGRVALVTGASQGGTGTAIAVRLAAEGAKVAITARSREGLEETAAQIANAGGEALVLPADLADPGGERTRLVARTEAELGPVDILVNSAAAGGYKPVEAWSLDDLAFLMQVNVWAPWELMKAVLPGMRERRRGSIVNLTSFAAELPPGPPFPDTPPAKAGSAYGMSKAALNRMTVAAASETEGQGIAVNALTPQAAIATRALVASGWVAEHWLEPLETMAEAALALCTGDAATLTGRIAYSLQLLLELRRPVRDLEGRALVEGWQPDDLPAVLARQLAAHAESGLRDAYDFARPSSPSTGVASARRAASD; the protein is encoded by the coding sequence GTGAGCGCGCGCGCGTGCGAGGGGCGCGTCGCGCTCGTGACGGGCGCGAGCCAGGGCGGCACGGGCACGGCCATCGCCGTGCGTCTCGCGGCCGAGGGGGCGAAGGTCGCGATCACGGCGCGCAGCCGCGAAGGGCTCGAGGAGACGGCGGCGCAGATCGCGAACGCGGGCGGCGAGGCGCTCGTCCTCCCCGCCGACCTCGCCGACCCGGGCGGCGAGCGCACGCGGCTCGTCGCGCGCACGGAAGCCGAGCTCGGGCCCGTCGACATCCTCGTGAACAGCGCGGCCGCCGGCGGCTACAAGCCCGTCGAGGCGTGGTCGCTCGACGATCTCGCGTTCCTGATGCAGGTGAACGTGTGGGCGCCGTGGGAGCTGATGAAGGCGGTGCTTCCCGGCATGCGCGAGCGACGGCGCGGCTCGATCGTGAACCTGACGAGCTTCGCGGCCGAGCTCCCGCCCGGGCCGCCGTTCCCCGACACGCCGCCCGCGAAGGCGGGCTCGGCGTACGGCATGTCGAAGGCCGCGCTCAACCGCATGACGGTCGCCGCCGCGAGCGAGACGGAGGGGCAGGGCATCGCGGTCAACGCGCTGACGCCGCAGGCCGCGATCGCAACGCGCGCGCTCGTCGCGAGCGGCTGGGTCGCCGAGCACTGGCTCGAGCCGCTCGAGACGATGGCCGAGGCCGCGCTCGCGCTCTGCACGGGCGACGCGGCGACGCTCACCGGTCGCATCGCCTACAGCCTGCAGCTCCTGCTCGAGCTGCGCCGTCCCGTGCGCGACCTCGAGGGGCGCGCGCTCGTGGAGGGCTGGCAGCCCGACGACCTGCCGGCCGTGCTCGCGCGCCAGCTCGCCGCGCACGCGGAATCCGGCCTGCGCGACGCCTACGACTTCGCGCGGCCGAGCAGCCCTTCGACGGGCGTCGCGTCCGCGCGGCGCGCCGCCTCCGACTAG
- a CDS encoding SDR family oxidoreductase encodes MDRQAYRQLFDFTGRVAIVTGGTRGIGRAIAEGFVAAGAKVVVASRKPEACAETQRHLEAMGGEALGVATHMGELDATAALVRATVERFGRIDVVVNNAATALSQPLGQLTPDAWDKVFTVDLRGPVFLVQEALPWLEKSPSASVVNVISAGAFLFSTFNSMYAASKAALMSFTRSMGADFALRGIRVNALAPGTVDTDMVRNNTPEAQEAMANACFMRRAAHPDEMVGPALFLASDAASYVTGQVLIADGGLTPH; translated from the coding sequence TTGGATCGACAGGCCTACCGTCAGCTGTTCGACTTCACCGGTCGCGTCGCGATCGTGACCGGAGGCACGCGCGGCATCGGCCGCGCGATCGCCGAGGGCTTCGTCGCGGCCGGCGCGAAGGTCGTCGTCGCGAGCCGCAAGCCCGAGGCGTGCGCGGAGACGCAGCGCCACCTCGAGGCGATGGGCGGCGAGGCGCTGGGCGTCGCGACGCACATGGGCGAGCTCGATGCGACGGCGGCGCTCGTGCGCGCGACGGTCGAGCGCTTCGGGCGCATCGACGTGGTCGTGAACAACGCCGCGACCGCGCTCTCGCAGCCGCTCGGCCAGCTCACGCCCGACGCCTGGGACAAGGTGTTCACGGTCGACCTGCGCGGGCCGGTCTTCCTGGTGCAGGAGGCGCTCCCGTGGCTCGAGAAGAGCCCGAGCGCCTCCGTCGTCAACGTGATCTCGGCCGGCGCGTTCCTGTTCTCGACCTTCAACTCGATGTACGCGGCGTCGAAGGCGGCGCTGATGTCGTTCACGCGCTCGATGGGCGCCGACTTCGCGCTGCGCGGCATCCGCGTCAACGCGCTCGCGCCGGGCACGGTCGACACCGACATGGTGCGCAACAACACGCCCGAGGCGCAGGAGGCGATGGCGAACGCGTGCTTCATGCGGCGCGCCGCGCACCCCGACGAGATGGTCGGGCCCGCGCTGTTCCTCGCGTCCGATGCCGCGAGCTACGTGACGGGGCAGGTGCTGATCGCCGACGGCGGGCTCACGCCGCACTGA
- a CDS encoding VOC family protein, protein MPPSTTHGFTKLVVHDVDAMSAFYQEAYGLHAVHRVKGQSIGGEEIDEIMMSHDPTAQWTSLVLLRYLGRAPSPNGEVILGFQTDDLPALLERVEKAGGAVAVPMREIAELRVRVAFATDPEGHLAELVQVVA, encoded by the coding sequence ATGCCGCCTAGCACGACCCACGGATTCACGAAGCTCGTCGTCCACGACGTCGACGCGATGTCGGCCTTCTACCAGGAGGCGTACGGCCTCCACGCCGTGCACCGCGTGAAGGGGCAGAGCATCGGCGGCGAGGAGATCGACGAGATCATGATGAGCCACGACCCGACCGCGCAGTGGACGTCGCTCGTCCTGCTCCGGTACCTCGGCCGCGCGCCCTCGCCGAACGGCGAGGTCATCCTCGGCTTCCAGACCGACGACCTCCCGGCGCTCCTCGAGCGCGTCGAGAAGGCGGGCGGCGCGGTCGCCGTGCCGATGCGCGAGATCGCCGAGCTCCGGGTGCGCGTCGCGTTCGCGACGGACCCGGAGGGCCACCTCGCGGAGCTCGTCCAGGTCGTCGCGTGA
- a CDS encoding amidohydrolase family protein, with product MIIDIDAHFEPGSDWLESYPELARRLPPLNPGALAVDAIVGDLLRGVPEAERPPFEELVPPGAAILYGKEKAQEAERRAEFEGRNQFQVANAAARVKWLDEQGIAQQHVICLSGIAYNLQVADAALRRDVIRACNDWLATTCEEGGGRLRPVTALEYTDLDFVVEELGRMRARGSRIFLVPAFPVDGVPPSHPSWDRVWAAACDLAMAPMLHTGFERMTFDPGWANQGGDVTLLRMLSGAHRHVAPTTLINALVYSGVFERFPKLTLLLAEVGTGWLPFLYREMDDRVSTVAELFVGKWRQPLKPSEYLARNVKATPLSAGNDSPLLDILRALPDGMLVFSSDFPHFEGFTDPVGHYAKLLAPLSEAQRQRFLGGAIDDVFRNMGDALV from the coding sequence GTGATCATCGACATCGACGCGCACTTCGAGCCGGGCAGCGACTGGCTCGAGAGCTACCCCGAGCTCGCGCGCCGGCTCCCTCCGCTGAACCCCGGCGCACTCGCCGTCGACGCGATCGTCGGCGACCTGCTCCGCGGCGTGCCGGAGGCGGAGCGGCCGCCGTTCGAGGAGCTCGTGCCGCCGGGCGCGGCCATCCTCTACGGGAAGGAGAAGGCGCAGGAGGCCGAGCGCCGCGCGGAGTTCGAGGGCCGGAACCAGTTCCAGGTCGCGAACGCCGCCGCGCGCGTGAAGTGGCTCGACGAGCAGGGCATCGCGCAGCAGCACGTCATCTGCCTCTCGGGCATCGCGTACAACCTGCAGGTGGCCGACGCGGCGCTGCGCCGCGACGTGATCCGCGCCTGCAACGACTGGCTCGCGACGACGTGCGAGGAAGGCGGCGGGCGGCTGCGGCCCGTGACCGCGCTCGAGTACACGGACCTCGACTTCGTCGTCGAGGAGCTCGGCCGCATGCGCGCGCGCGGGAGCCGCATCTTCCTCGTGCCGGCCTTCCCGGTGGACGGCGTGCCGCCGAGCCACCCGAGCTGGGACCGCGTCTGGGCGGCCGCGTGCGACCTCGCGATGGCGCCCATGCTGCACACGGGCTTCGAGCGCATGACGTTCGATCCGGGCTGGGCGAACCAGGGCGGCGACGTCACGCTGCTGCGCATGCTCTCGGGCGCGCACCGCCACGTCGCGCCGACGACGCTGATCAACGCGCTCGTCTACTCGGGCGTCTTCGAGCGCTTCCCGAAGCTCACGCTCCTGCTCGCCGAGGTGGGGACGGGCTGGCTTCCGTTCCTGTATCGCGAGATGGACGACCGGGTGTCGACGGTCGCCGAGCTCTTCGTCGGGAAGTGGCGCCAGCCGCTCAAGCCGAGCGAGTACCTCGCGCGCAACGTGAAGGCGACGCCGCTCTCGGCCGGCAACGACTCGCCGCTGCTCGACATCCTGCGTGCGCTCCCGGACGGGATGCTCGTGTTCTCGTCGGACTTCCCGCACTTCGAAGGGTTCACGGACCCGGTCGGTCACTACGCGAAGCTGCTCGCGCCGCTCTCCGAGGCGCAGCGCCAGCGCTTCCTCGGCGGCGCGATCGACGACGTGTTCCGCAACATGGGCGATGCGCTCGTCTGA
- a CDS encoding TetR/AcrR family transcriptional regulator, with product MATGGSRGGGARGRPAAGAAKPARGKPGARRRGRPPRLSRDGIVDAVLSMLERRSDEPLTIARIAKEVDAVPAALYRHFGSLDDLLDGVLTRVLETNDAPLDDRAPWQEQLATWMRGLRSHLLQYPAVLALIDRSERTSPAWLEASSALVAILARAGLADRDLAASYLWILEMTVGLAMQEAMMPIPKQIAKARASQRKLGAEAQALFAPLAPAFARLDGDALFGFVVEQVAAAVASKAPRSRARRG from the coding sequence GTGGCCACCGGCGGCAGCAGGGGCGGAGGAGCGCGCGGGCGACCCGCGGCAGGCGCCGCGAAGCCCGCGCGCGGCAAGCCCGGCGCGCGCCGACGCGGCCGACCGCCGCGGCTCTCGCGCGACGGCATCGTCGACGCCGTGCTCTCGATGCTCGAGCGGCGCTCGGACGAGCCGCTCACGATCGCGCGCATCGCGAAGGAGGTCGACGCGGTCCCCGCCGCGCTCTACCGCCACTTCGGGAGCCTCGACGACCTGCTCGACGGCGTGCTCACGCGCGTGCTCGAGACGAACGACGCGCCGCTCGACGACCGCGCGCCGTGGCAGGAGCAGCTCGCCACCTGGATGCGCGGCCTCCGCTCGCACCTCCTCCAGTACCCGGCCGTGCTCGCGCTGATCGATCGCAGCGAGCGCACGTCGCCCGCGTGGCTCGAGGCCTCGTCCGCCCTCGTCGCCATCCTCGCGCGCGCCGGGCTCGCCGACCGCGACCTCGCGGCCAGCTACCTCTGGATCCTCGAGATGACGGTCGGGCTCGCGATGCAGGAGGCGATGATGCCGATCCCGAAGCAGATCGCGAAGGCGCGCGCGAGCCAGCGCAAGCTCGGCGCGGAGGCGCAGGCGCTCTTCGCGCCGCTCGCGCCGGCCTTCGCGCGCCTCGACGGCGATGCGCTGTTCGGCTTCGTCGTCGAGCAGGTCGCGGCGGCCGTGGCGTCGAAGGCGCCGCGGTCGCGCGCGCGTCGCGGCTGA